The following proteins are encoded in a genomic region of Drosophila miranda strain MSH22 chromosome 4, D.miranda_PacBio2.1, whole genome shotgun sequence:
- the LOC108161653 gene encoding tripartite motif-containing protein 40-like, with amino-acid sequence MDEEYSFEEWQQDDPPLAVADECGLCKRSMKDPVSANCGHVFCWQCINDYVKSLTAEAMMCCPVCFLDIEEYTLML; translated from the coding sequence ATGGACGAAGAATATAGTTTCGAGGAGTGGCAGCAGGACGACCCCCCTTTGGCGGTCGCTGACGAGTGTGGGTTGTGCAAGCGTTCGATGAAGGATCCGGTGAGCGCCAACTGCGGCCACGTCTTCTGCTGGCAGTGCATCAACGACTACGTGAAGTCCCTTACTGCAGAGGCCATGATGTGCTGTCCCGTATGCTTCCTAGACATTGAAGAGTACACTCTGATGCTATAG